TTTGGGCGGAATATGTGTAGCTAgtcatgtgaaagtgtgagaaaatTTACTAATTGTCTGGGAATCGTGCAACTGAGGAGCGACTTCGGTAACAGCCCGGTATGCACCTAGAGGGacgtggaaaccgcctaaaaaccacggaAAGGTTCGCCAgtacaccgaccctcgtcgttaatcagccaggtggattcgatccggagACGTCGCATCTCCCCCTCCCGGAAGCGGCGTTTTAGCAAGCACTAATATACGGGTAGTTGGTGATAGTGGGCACATAAAAATGTTTCTCAGAAAAGATCAACAGTTATTTAATAAATCAGGAATGAAGTCTCGTAGATCTGAACAGACATTGTCTATGCACTATTGTGTTCACATGCTCTTTTACGCCAGAAAATAGGGGCACGCTATCAGAGGATACCTACAATACATGCCCATAGGTAATTGGCTGGAATCTTGTATACTCTACTTTTCGTATCGGATAAAAAGAGGAACTGGATCATCAGTTCATAGTAACTCGGTGTTTTTTTACTTATAGTTGACTTCTTTTTTGCAATGCAGTAATTTATAGAATCTTTTTTTAACTTGTTTCTCCATTTGCAAAGTAGTGAATTGCTGATTTatgacgagggtgagtcaaatgaaaactttaaatatcttttaaatattttttattgtgcagaagtgatacagagctgtatcacttttcaacataatctcccccacgctcaatgcaagtcctccagtggttacaaagtgcgtaaattcctttcgagaaaaattattttggtagtccgcgcaaccactcatgcaccccaTGGCGTACCtcctcatcagaacggaacttctttcctcccattgcgtctttgagtgcaccAAACATatcgaaatcacttggggcaaagtctcctgagtatggtggatgaggaagacactcaaaacgaaggtctctgattgttgcaactgttgtacgggcagtatggggccttgcattgtcatgttgcaaaaggacacctgctgacagcaattcacgtctctttgatttgattgcaggccgcagatgattttttaggagatctgtgtacgatgcactggtgacagtggccactctaggcatgtaatgctccaaaatgacgccattttctccccaaaagagagtcagcataaccatccctgtgatggttctgttcgaaacttcttcggttttggtgatgagtaatggcgccattccttgctcgctgtcttcgtttccggttggtggaagtgaacccaggtttcgtctccagtaacgattcttgcaaggaagccatcaccttctcgttcaaagcgccggagAAGTTCttaacaagcatcaacacgtcgttctctcatttcaggagtcagctgccgtggcacccatcttgcagacactttgtgaaactggagcacatcatgcacaatgtggtgtggtgAGCCATGAATAATCTgtagctgcaatgtcattcagtgtcagtcggaggttttccttcactatggtttcaactactgcaatgttctgtggagtcacaactcgttgtgcctgacctggacgaggagcaccttcctctgaagtcacaccatttgcgaacttcctgctccattcgtagTCTTGCTGCTGTGGTAAACATCCATCACCGTatcgaaccttcattcgtcgatgattttcattaggtttcacaccttcactacgcaaaaaccgaataactgaacgctgttcttccctggtgcaagtcgcaactgGGGTGGACATCTTTAAAATGATatagcgacggtatgtgtgcatctgcactatgctgctgtCTACAGGGCATTATGCACGCTGTttgcagcacgcttaccaacttacaggataacggggcgaaatttcgatttgttattacaagtttaaggttttcatttgactcaccctcgtatttaatAGTACATTAATGTATTACACTGAagacacaaagaaactggtacacctgcctaatgtcgtgtaggggcactgtgagcatgcagaagtgctgcaacatgacctagcatggactcaactaatatatGAATTAATGCTGGAGGTAATTGAtaccatgcatcctgcagggctgtccagaaatccgtaaaaGTGCgagaggttggagatctcttctgaacatcacattgcaaggcatccaagatatactcaataatgttcatatctggggagtttcgtgaccagtggaagtgtttaaactcagaagagtgtccctgaagccaatctgtagcaattctggacgtgtcgcattgtcctgctggaattgcccaaatccgtcgaaatgctcaatggacatgaatgaatgtaggtgttcagacaggatgtttacgtacgtgttacctagcAGAATCGTATCTAAACACATCAGGGGTTCCACATCACTGCAATGGCACgttggtgttgacaggtccaggtgaggcgtaaagctttgtgtcgtgcagtgatcgacggtacacgagtgggccttcgtctgcgaaagcccatatcgatgatgtttcgttgaatggttcgcatgctgacatctGTTGGTGACctaacattgaaatctgtagcagcgGAAGGATTGCGCtcctgtcacgttgatcgattctcttcagtagtcgttggtcgcgttcttgcaggacctttttcggccgaagcgatgtcggagatttgacgttttaccggatttatgatattcacggtacactcgtgaaatggtcctatgggaaaatccccacttcgtcgctacctcggagatgctgtataccatcgctcgtgcgccgtctgtaccaccacgttcaatctcacttatgGGGAGGATCCACATTAGGAAGTTCAAAAAACCCGATTTTTTATTGCATCAATCGTTAGCTTAACTATCAAAGAATACGCTGTCACAATTTCAAAGGGGACTCAACTCCGAAACAttggaaaaataaaaagtttggTGGAAAAGGCAAACTCTCAGAGTCATTAGTGAAAAAGCTCAGCACTTATTATGAACTAGTGATTCGAAGACATATAGATACTGTGGAAGACACGAAAAAAGCAATTACGGCGACATAATATCATACGATTTCCACGGATGAAAGTCTTCGACACGAGTATTGCCCAGAGGGAGAAAACAGCTGGAGTGGGTGGCAGAAACGAACAGCACCTGGTACAGAACATGAACCGCAAACCACACTCTCCTCCATTGCACCCCGACGTACAGAAGGGAATTCTTTCAATATATGAAGATTTATGAAGGaatgaattactggagagatgtgTAGGTGGCCACacagaaaatgcaaatgaaagttttaattccactatctGACGATTATctcctaaacacttgcactccggactaaaagtcgttgaattgCCATTGTACTTAGCAGCGGGCTTGatcaatgaaggaaattcatcgcttgtgatggtcatgaacgaggcaggaattcTAGTAGGCATGCAAAGGTTCAATTATGCCGAACAAGTGGATAACCAGCGTGTGATCCGGCAGAGTCGACGTAGTTCACTGGAATCGAAGGAAGGTTGGAAAGCCCAgaaagcactgctgcaagcgcAAAAAGAAGGATTGGTGTATGGTactggaatcgcagattaatcggtaagcatgTTACATTATTGTTAACGCCTTTATCTCGACGttttcacatttgcgtgcagtctaatTAAAAAAGTATAGAACCGATCATTGTGAAAATTGATAGTTTGGttctttataaaattacaaattatatgaACCATCTTGTGAGATGATTTGAAGGGTATTTTTCTTTGCTTAACTGGAGAAAAGAATCGTGAAAATCGAATTGTTCCAAAggctgcaaaatttttaattttcattattttcacctgcattgagacTCATATTCTTAGGAAATAAgtcattaatgtaaaatcaaaaccttttcgatttcagatgaaaatctaaatgacTATACTGCATGCAGTTTGAGAAGTATTGTCACAACCTTCAGCTGACATCACAGCCATACTTTGTTATTTttgactgaaatttaaaaaaaaaattcacaaaatctgttctaaatatgaatgaaatgatgtcaaaatttgattaaattctataTAATTCTGCCCACCCATAAACAAACCCTTAAAAATCAgtgtcaaacagcctcctaatATGGTTTCCCccccttaaatctcgataacctgccactgtagcagcagtaaccggtctaacaactgcggcaaACGCTTGTTGTCTGACAACGCCGTTGTCGACCGCagggccatattctgcctgtttaggtatctctgtatttgtgtaagcatgcctataccagtttctttggcgcttcagcgcatGTTTCCATATGTGTCGTCGTGAAATTGTACTTAGTTGGCAGGTTTTCGGCGATTTCGAAGACATTTCAATTGATCACATCTCCAGGAATATAGAAGCAATTAAGCAACGGCGGAAAACCTTAAAGGCGCGATAAATGTTAGCCCTTAATATCATGTCGATTGAGAGGTACAAACGGAATATCAGCTGAGTTCTAGAGGGACTGGGGTTAAGGATCTGTGCAGTGTTATCGAAAAAAAAAAGCTGAGGTTTCACCTTAAGCGACTAATGACGTGACTCACGATGACAAATGACGACTCGGACGGTGTACTTTGGGAATGTGTTTCAATGTCTTAGCAATTACGTGACCTCGCTTGACTGGTATGCACCATCGACCCCGAGGGGTTTTGAAGGTAATGGAGGACAACAGTCAAAATGAATATTTTTCGGGTTTCATTTTCGACAACGTTCGGGAATCGTTGAAAAAACAGTACGAGTAGAGGGAGGGGGAGTTGTAGTAGTGAGTGGAGAGCAACGACTTTGGCGGGCGCCGCCCATCGCCGATGACAGGGCGGTCTCGTAGGGGGTCCAGGCGGCGGGATGTGGCGGGGAAGACGAGGCCGGCCCGCGCTATATAAGCCGCTGGCCAGCCACACACTGGGCAGGAACAGTTCAGTCCGAAGCAGCAGCCGCAGAAGACATGAAGGTCCTGGTGAGTAGCCGACAGCGCACAGTGGCTGACGATCCACAGGCAGGGGTCACACGACCGTGCGTCTACCTACATTTTCCACAGACAAAACTAACCGTGCGGTAAAGTAAATTGGAAGAGAATGATAGAAGACGTGCTATATTACAGTACCATCTGCAAATCATATTCAAATGCATTGATCTCACCTAGGGTGCAATAAATACTTCAAAATTCATATTACATACCGCTAGTGCTTCTCACAGAGATGTAACGTCAGTATATCTCGCTTTGGAGCATGAAGCTCTCGTCAGAGATTTTAGTTTGCATAACGTTAAGGCGGTTGTAGTCTTAAGTAAACGGTAGCATCGTAGATAACTTCATTTGTCTCTCCATCATTTATAACACTAGCAAAACTTCCGTTTCAATCGTAATTTTTATTCACAGTGGTGCTGTTATACGGGTGAAACGTGTCACCATAAAACTATACACTGTCTGATATGAGGTAAACTGGCGCAGTGAAAGACAGAGCTACACACCAAAATAGAGAAATGGTTTACAGTGCTTACGAAACTACAGGTCACATTCAAATGATAACATGAAAAGTACGTTATAGCAGAAATCCAAGCAGTATAGGTGGATAAACAAATACTAACAGCCTACACATATTTAGTTGCTGACGATTTATAAAAAAATAACTGTCTTAAGCAAATATTAATTGGTTTTTATCCGCCTTAAAGATAAATAATATAATTGAAAATCTATGGCAGAAACATTTGTCATGGCTGCAGCTATTACGTATATAAAATGACAATACTATGGGcggtctgagtggccgagcggttctaggcgctacagtctggaaccgcgcgaccgctacggtcgcaggttcgaatcctgcctcgggcatgaatgtgtgtgatgtccttaggttagttaggtttaagtagttctaagttctaggggactgatgacctcagaagttaagtctcatgggtgctcagagccatttgaaccatttgacaatactATGACTTCTCAGGCCGAATTTcgtgtatgtatacagggtgttacaaaaaggcacggccaaactttcaggaaacattcctcacacacaagaaagaaaatatgttatgtggacatgtgtccagaaacgcttactttcaatgttagagctcattttactacttctcttcaaatcacactaatcatggaatggaaacacacagcaacagaacgttcaagcgtgacttcaaacactttgttacaggaaatgttcaaaatatcctccgttagcgaggatacatgcatccaccctccttcgcatgcaatccctgatgcgctaatgcagccctggagaatggcatattgtatcacagccgtccacaatacgagcacgaagagtctctacatttggtaccggggttgcgtagacaagagctttcaaatgctcccataaatgaaagtcaaaagggttgaggtcaggagagcgtggaggccatggaattggtccgcctctaccaatccatcggtcaccgaatctgttgttgacaagcgtacgaacatttcgaccgaaatgtgcaggagctccatcgtgcatgaactacatgttgtgtcgtactcgtaaaggcacatgttctagcagcacaagtagagtatcccgtatgaaatcatgataacgtgctccattgagcgtaggtggaagaacatggggcccaatcaagacatcaccaacaatgcctgcccaaacgtgcacagaaaatccgtgttgatgacgtgattgcacaatgagttgcatgtcaacacaagcaccgaagtaaacattaccttccttcaattggaccaactggcggtgaatcgtagaagtacagtacatactgacaaaactaaaatgagctctaacatggaaattaagcgtttccggacacatgtccacacaacatcttttctttatttgtgtgtgaggaatgtttcctgaaagtttggcggtacctttttgtaacactctgcatAGGGATATTGTTACTGTCAATCATCTCAGTGAGAAAGCCACAACGTTTGAGAGTCTAAGCAGTACTAATTATTTGTTTATAAGAGCATAGGTTTATCCAGAATTAGGATATAAGCCTTTCATACTTTTCCAGGATTGGTGTTTCTCGCTACAGTAGAAAGGCATCAGTAATGAAACATAGGATGTGTCGGTACAGTAGTCATACGCTGTCCGTTTACACTCTTGAATATAATTCTTATCTACTAATACGCAGACACATATCAGAACCTGATGCAGACTACATATCTCCTAGGTGAcccttattagaaaaaaaaaatgtgataaagCAAAATAAACGAAGGTACGAGAAAGGAAACCATTTTAACAATACTAGAGAATGATTTAGATTgattaataaaaggaaaaatatagaATACCATCTATAATATTTTCTCTGAGCTGTTATGTGATGAAATTACGAATAATAGAAACAGAAATCAGAAGTGCTCTAGTTGATGATTGGTGAGCTAGAACAGCGCTCGTCAAAAGCCCGCCCAAGGACCGCACGCTGTTCGAATCAATTGTTCGTACAGCCAGCGATTATCGGCCGTATTTTACAGTACTCGTAATATCCATCCAGCAGCTAATACCAGAATCCAGAAACGAGAGTTAAGGCATTGTTAGGAGTGTGGGTTTCGTGACCAGTAGGAAACAGCAACAACTAACAGAGAATGTAATTTTTAGGTATGTTTCATTTTATATGAAATTGAGGAATTCGTCCAAAAGCTAAGTAACGCTGGCTATTTACCTCAGGGAGAGAAAGGTAGGTTGCACAGCACCTGTTGGGATTAACggatgtgagaggggggggggggggggggaatgctttATTGTTCATCTTCCAGTAATGACAGCTGAAGGGCGTTCAAAATTCGTAACAATGAGCTGCTGTGGCGAAGTTACATGGATTTGTGAATGCGCATTATAGAGGTGGTCATCTTCAATTGTGGTACACATTTGCACCAAGGAATATGTAATTAGATTCAGGCAGTTCTAATATCACACCATAAGATGAAAACGTTTGATAAATAATTTTGATCGGGTCTCATATTGTATAATACATGTAATACTCCCATAGACAGCACAACGCATCCTAGCCAGTTACAGTCACGACTTTGGGGTGACTGAGGATGgtagcaatctgaaacagagaaagtTGACTTGAAGTGAtcaaaattatgaataattttaacAGCCTGTGCTAGAGGATTGTTAGGCAAGTTGTTACCCCCTTACTGTAGCTAATCTATTGTGGTCTCAGTATGTACTAATTTATGTGGGCCACCAATCAATAGCCGTCCGCTGAGGCCGAactgttctagacacttcagtccagaaccacgttgctgctatagtcgtaggttcgaatcctgctttgggcatcgatgagtgtgatgtccttagattagttaggtttaagtagttctaagtctagtggagtcccatagtgctcagagccatttgaaccatcttttgaatagctggccgctgaggccgagcggttctagacacttcagtccagtccggaacagcactgctgttacggtcacaggatcgattcctgcctcaggcatggatgagtgtgatgtccctaggttagttaggtttaagtagttctaagtataggggactgatgacctcagatgttaagtccatagtcctcagagccatttgaaccatttgaacaaatcagTAATACGATAGACACATATGCGGCACAAGATACCATCTCAAGATGTCAGTAGTGATTCTTAAGCGATAAAGTTTGATGACgactcttcctgaagaataaaaatttcattagaTGTACAGATTATGCCTTTTGTCAGTCATCGTCTGTGATAAACAGAGTTCATTCAAAACACAGCAATACAATAAGTACCTGGCTTCTAGAGAGTTCGACCATGTCTAATGCATACGCTGCCTGCAGGTGATCCTGAGCTCCGTGCTGGCTGTGGCCCTGGCCAAGCCCGGCTACCTGGGTCTGGGGGTTCCCGCCGCAATCCCGGTGCCCGCCGACGCCCCCGACGTGGCCGTGGCTAAGGCGGCGCACCTGGCCAcgcaggcggcggaggcggcgcgcaACACGCTGGGCGTGCCCGTGGCCTCCATCGTGCCCGCCGACGAGCCCCACGTGGCCGTCGCCAAGGCGGCGCACCTCAACATCCAGGCCGCCGAGGCCGCCCGCAACACCCTGGGCGTGCCCGCCATCGCCGCAGCTCCCATCTACGCCGGCGCCCCCGTCATCGCCGCCGCTCGCTACGCCGTGGCCGCCCCCGTCATCGCTGGACCCGCCAACATCGTGATCGGACCTGGTGGCGTTCCCCTGGACACTCCTGAGGTATGTACTTCTACACCGTTTCCTATACCCCTTCAGAATACCATACCATGTAGTGAGATGGTGTTATTGACATGACCTTCCCTTCACAGGTGGCTAGCGCCAAGGCCGCCCACGCTGTGGCCCACGCTCAGTCCGCAGCCCTGGCCGCCGCCACCCCCGCAGACCCCGTGTCTGGGCTGTCCCTGGCCGCCGCCTACGCTGCCGGCATCCCCGCCATCCACCACGCTGACGCCATCACACACCTCCAGTACAAGGCTGCCCTCCTCGGGTAGAGGATAGAGGATCACTGCTACAAAAAGTAGTCATGTATAGGTCACACACTCTTGTAAATAAACTATACTTTACATAAATCTCTCTGTGGTGATCTTTTCACATCTCATAGTATgaaagctttcacgaccggatgacatgtcttctggtaaaccttccgggatgtaaggccgtggtccatgaaactcttcagctcctaacgtttcgtccagagctgcgctggacatcttcagagggcaagactcaccggaggagaaacacccctctgaagatgtccagcgcagctctggacgaaacgttaggagctgaagagtttcatggaccacgaccttacatcccggaaggtttaccagaagattttCACACCTCCTTTAGGAACCTAAGTGACGAATTGAATACATAAAAAGATCTTAACTGCCTAAAAAGATTCTTGAGGAACTGATACAGTCTGTGCCTTATGCTGTATAATTAAAGTTGGAATGGAATTGCATatgaggttaccttccattcgcaAAGTGGGTCCACTCAGCGACTGTAATGTGACTTACAAATCATACAGTGCAGCAATCAgccgtccttttttagatttcatTATGCAAATCGAGACTTTGGCTagcagctagccattctcaatgcactattttctattcccaatgcatgtaagtccctgttgtttgggcctcagtcacagttctttgaatactgtaTCCAAAGGACTGCGACTGACACCTGAACAATGGGGACTTACCTGCATTGAGAACAGAAAATagggcattgataatggctagctactagctgaAAACTggttttgcgtaataaaatctaaaaaaaaaaggacgactgattgctgcactctctaATTTATAAGGAATTCCATATAGTTGAGGTGAAATGGTacctaaaatccgtcttgattgcaaaaaattttttattattcatatgaccagtttcggttcattcagaaccatcttcagatctgatatttcagttacaggagtaacccgtccaaatccagcaactttcacatgctacgtcactcatgtgactggttactcctgtaactgaaatatcagatctgaagatggttctgaatgaacctaaaccggtcatatgaataataaacaaatttttgcaatcaagacggattttaagcaacattataaaatcattgattgc
This genomic interval from Schistocerca cancellata isolate TAMUIC-IGC-003103 chromosome 3, iqSchCanc2.1, whole genome shotgun sequence contains the following:
- the LOC126177009 gene encoding cuticle protein 18.7-like isoform X1, with translation MKVLVILSSVLAVALAKPGYLGLGVPAAIPVPADAPDVAVAKAAHLATQAAEAARNTLGVPVASIVPADEPHVAVAKAAHLNIQAAEAARNTLGVPAIAAAPIYAGAPVIAAARYAVAAPVIAGPANIVIGPGGVPLDTPEVASAKAAHAVAHAQSAALAAATPADPVSGLSLAAAYAAGIPAIHHADAITHLQYKAALLG
- the LOC126177009 gene encoding cuticle protein 18.7-like isoform X2, which produces MKVLVILSSVLAVALAKPGYLGLGVPAAIPVPADAPDVAVAKAAHLATQAAEAARNTLGVPVASIVPADEPHVAVAKAAHLNIQAAEAARNTLGVPAIAAAPIYAGAPVIAAARYAVAAPVIAGPANIVIGPGGVPLDTPEVASAKAAHAVAHAQSAALAAATPADPVSGLSLAAAYAAGIPAIHHADAITHLQYKAALLG